From the genome of Acomys russatus chromosome 27, mAcoRus1.1, whole genome shotgun sequence, one region includes:
- the Alg11 gene encoding GDP-Man:Man(3)GlcNAc(2)-PP-Dol alpha-1,2-mannosyltransferase, with protein MAADRGSSILYALLRFFYSLFFPALIICGVLCVCLVIGLWIIRRHLQRKKKSMSTSKNGKARTVVAFFHPYCNAGGGGERVLWCALRALQIKYPEAVYVVYTGDVDVSGQQILEGAFRRFNIKLVHPVQFVFLRKRYLVEDSRYPHFTLLGQSLGSLFLGWEALMQRVPDVYIDSMGYAFTLPLFRYVGGCRVGSYVHYPTVSTDMLSVVKKQNPGFNNAAFISRNALLSKAKLVYYYLFALIYGLVGSCSDVVMVNSSWTLNHILSLWKVGHCTNVVYPPCDVQAFLDIPLHEKRVTPEHLLISIGQFRPEKNHALQIKAFAKLLREKAAESRPSLKLVLIGGCRNKDDEFRVNQLRRLSENLGVHEDVEFKINIPFSELKNYLSEATMGLHSMWNEHFGIGIVECMAAGTIILAHNSGGPKLDIVVPHEGQITGFLAESEEGYAETMAHVLSLSAEERLQIRKNARASVSRFSDQNFEVAFLSSMEKLLT; from the exons atGGCGGCGGACAGAGGGAGCTCGATTTTATACGCGCTGCTGAG atttttttattcACTATTCTTTCCTGCACTAATTATATGTggagttttgtgtgtatgtttggtcATTGGCCTTTGGATAATCAGGCGACatctacagagaaagaaaaagtcaatgtCAACAAGCAAAAATGGAAAAGCTCGAACGGTGGTTGCCTTTTTCCATCCCTACTGCAATGCGGGCGGCGGAGGAGAGAGAGTTCTATGGTGTGCTCTGAGAGCCCTGCAGATAAA GTATCCTGAAGCTGTGTATGTTGTGTATACTGGTGACGTCGATGTCAGTGGTCAACAGATACTAGAAGGTGCTTTCAGAAGATTTAACATCAAGTTAGTTCACCCAGTGCAGTTCGTTTTCTTAAGGAAACGCTACCTTGTGGAAGATTCTCGTTACCCTCACTTCACATTGCTAGGCCAAAGCCTTGGATCCCTTTTCCTCGGCTGGGAAGCTCTGATGCAGCGCGTCCCTGATGTCTACATCGATTCTATGGGCTACGCTTTCACGCTCCCTCTGTTTCGGTATGTGGGGGGGTGCCGAGTCGGGAGCTATGTTCACTACCCCACGGTCAGCACTGACATGCTCTCGGTGGTGAAGAAGCAAAACCCTGGGTTTAACAACGCAGCCTTCATTAGCAGAAATGCTCTTCTCAGCAAAGCAAAGCTCGTCTACTACTATTTATTTGCTTTGATTTATGGCCTTGTTGGTTCTTGCAGTGATGTAGTCATGGTGAATTCTTCTTGGACACTAAACCATATTCTCTCACTGTGGAAAGTTGGGCATTGCACTAACGTTGTTTATCCACCTTGTGATGTGCAGGCATTTCTGGACATCCCCTTACATGAGAAAAGGGTGACCCCAGAGCACCTGCTGATTTCCATTGGCCAGTTCAGGCCTGAAAAGAATCATGCTTTGCAGATCAAAGCCTTTGCCAAATTGCTGAGAGAGAAGGCGGCTGAGTCACGCCCTTCACTTAAACTTGTCCTTATTGGAGGGTGTCGAAACAAAGACGATGAGTTTAGAGTAAACCAACTGAGAAGACTGTCTGAGAACTTGGGAGTTCATGAAGATgtggaatttaaaataaacattcccTTCAGTGAATTGAAGAATTACTTGTCTGAAGCAACGATGGGTCTGCATAGCATGTGGAATGAGCACTTTGGGATTG GAATTGTCGAGTGTATGGCAGCTGGCACAATCATCCTTGCACACAATTCAGGAGGCCCAAAGCTTGACATTGTTGTTCCTCACGAAGGACAAATAACTGGATTTCTGGCTGAGAGTGAAGAAGGCTATGCTGAAACCATGgctcatgttctttctctgtctgcagAAGAGAGACTTCAAATCAGAAAAAATGCTAGAGCATCTGTAAGCAGATTTTCTGACCAGAACTTTGAAGTAGCATTCCTGTCTTCCATGGAGAAGTTACTTACATAA